One genomic window of Cannabis sativa cultivar Pink pepper isolate KNU-18-1 chromosome 2, ASM2916894v1, whole genome shotgun sequence includes the following:
- the LOC133034919 gene encoding light-inducible protein CPRF2, whose protein sequence is MDRVYSVDEISDWPPPPSSSTSGDEGLKMNRSASEWAFQRFLQETSGSVTSLQPQPQPQPQPQPQSQPPLPPLPPPPSFSAADENEVVEVKAKDNLKPSGAPLSSSCIPVDSEDYQAFLKSKLNLACAAVAMSRGGLGNVQDSATSADCGSITSVTQAPSKGAGYDLSRSQDKDANGSHGSPTLNIHKSSVVSLRPATSGSSREHSDDDELEGETEITENMDPADVKRVRRMLSNRESARRSRRRKQAHLTELETQVAQLRVENSTLLKRLTDVSQKYNEAAVDNRVLKADVETLRAKVKMAEEMVKRITGSNLFNTMSEISSMDMPSFDGSPSDTSTDAAVPVQENPNHQFYESSHPVTTPQDTKANNNGSAEIPAAVEKGQQQRSTAGGKMGRTPSMQRVASLEHLQKRIRG, encoded by the exons ATGGATAGGGTGTATTCAGTGGACGAAATCTCCGACTGGCCGCCTCCGCCGTCTTCTTCCACCTCCGGCGATGAAGGTTTGAAGATGAACCGCAGCGCATCGGAATGGGCCTTCCAGAGGTTTCTTCAAGAAACATCGGGATCAGTCACCTCTTTACAACCACAACCACAACCACAACCACAACCACAACCACAATCTCAACCACCACTGCCACCACTACCTCCTCCGCCTTCTTTTTCGGCCGCTGACGAAAACGAAGTCGTTGAGGTCAAGGCAAAAGATAATCTGAAACCATCTGGGGCTCCGTTGTCCTCTTCCTGTATTCCGGTGGACTCGGAGGACTACCAGGCTTTTCTCAAGAGCAAGCTTAATCTCGCATGCGCTGCCGTCGCTATGTCTCGG GGAGGTTTGGGAAATGTTCAAGATTCGGCTACTTCAGCTGACTGTGGATCAATTACCTCAGTAACTCAAGCTCCTTCAAAAG GAGCTGGGTATGATTTGTCCAGGTCTCAAGACAAGGATGCTAATGGATCACATGGATCTCCAACCTTGAATATACATAAGAGTTCTGTGGTTTCACTACGGCCAGCAACTAGTGGTTCATCAAGAGAACACTCAGATGACGACGAACTTGAAGGAGAGACTGAAATCACTGAAAATATGGATCCTGCTGATGTGAAACGCGTAAGGAG AATGCTTTCCAATAGGGAGTCAGCTAGACgctcaagaagaagaaaacaagcaCATTTGACTGAGCTTGAAACACAG GTTGCTCAATTAAGAGTTGAAAACTCTACGCTATTGAAGCGCCTAACTGATGTAAGCCAAAAGTACAATGAAGCAGCTGTTGACAATAGAGTTCTAAAAGCTGATGTTGAAACACTGAGAGCAAAG GTAAAGATGGCTGAGGAGATGGTAAAAAGAATAACTGGATCAAACCTGTTCAACACAATGTCTGAAATATCCTCAATGGACATGCCATCATTTGATGGAAGCCCTTCAGACACATCTACCGATGCAGCTGTTCCTGTTCAAGAAAATCCAAATCATCAGTTCTATGAATCTAGTCATCCAGTAACTACTCCTCAGGACACTAAAGCAAACAACAATGGCTCAGCAGAAATCCCTGCTGCAGTTGAAAAGGGGCAACAACAGAGGTCAACAGCAGGGGGCAAAATGGGACGAACACCATCGATGCAGCGAGTGGCGAGCTTGGAGCATCTGCAGAAGAGGATTCGTGGATGA
- the LOC133034920 gene encoding sec-independent protein translocase protein TATA, chloroplastic produces the protein MEISSISLSPPTPLPCLPLSSSRSSFYVNNVNGTAFGSRKVDALVLGRSRAKFGTERARKGMTCNALFGLGVPELVVIAGVAALVFGPKKLPEVGKSIGKTVKSFQQAAKEFESELKGPEVTEEAPVDKPTAVIEEEKQDTKVPSSKETV, from the exons ATGGAGATTTCTTCAATTTCTTTATCACCACCAACACCTCTTCCTTGTCTGCCTTTATCTTCGTCCCGTTCTAGCTTTTACGTAAACAATGTCAACGGGACCGCTTTCGGGAGCAGGAAGGTAGATGCGTTGGTTTTAGGTCGAAGCAGAGCCAAATTCGGAACCGAGCGAGCTAGAAAGGGTATGACTTGTAATGCTTTGTTTGGTCTTGGTGTACCTGAGCTCGTTGTTATTGCTGGGGTTGCTGCTTTGGTTTTTGGGCCCAAGAAGTTGCCGGAAGTCGGCAAGAGCATTGGAAAGACTGTCAAGAGCTTCCAACag GCAGCAAAGGAGTTTGAATCTGAGCTTAAGGGACCCGAAGTGACAGAAGAAGCCCCTGTGGACAAACCTACGGCAGTGATTGAAGAAGAGAAGCAAGATACCAAGGTCCCCAGCTCAAAAGAGACTGTATGA